A single genomic interval of Malania oleifera isolate guangnan ecotype guangnan chromosome 13, ASM2987363v1, whole genome shotgun sequence harbors:
- the LOC131145470 gene encoding uncharacterized protein LOC131145470, producing MTRLPYLRLPSQKCLPPRGLEDPLVPRSKLREGKWEQPNYRKRRSNSESQRERERDRAFAAWVLGESCHFPATLSEYLIVPAEMADGLPAGWTVEVKVRKTGKKDRYYIDPVSGYMFRSMKEVFHYLATGKRGRNTKPRDKGIDDVRLKDKNNSASAGCGGMKHITGQSPKWNEMVKDEHAFKNAYTKGRRSIYKHKEGIGQMILNFAEAKSLEQKEERSNPPTSAIVFLPAYGALQAKPPLGKEVVTQLDMCESKNIKDPNVPQLALKVPAHPEVNPTIKLKTSNQACRVAAATRFSGQEKTKYNGFASNRCAYGAPLWLDQHRAEPGPPKFASYRSTEVPFDNGKKQISNFADPEINPFDNFTTLEKGVGSVGAESKANEKLGSPACLPFGDSWPDPCIEFAVKTLTGAIPVEEGIGMYQDFFQQQLGSSQTRGKMA from the exons ATGACACGTCTGCCGTATCTCCGGTTACCATCACAAAAGTGCTTGCCACCACGTGGTTTGGAAGACCCTCTTGTCCCTCGCTCCAAACTCCGAGAGGGGAAGTGGGAACAACCAAATTATAGAAAAAGGAGAAGCAACTCAGagtcacagagagagagagagagagacagagctTTTGCAGCTTGGGTACTCGGAGAAAGTTGTCATTTTCCGGCGACCTTGTCGGAATATCTCATTGTTCCAGCGGAAATGGCAGATGGGCTTCCGGCGGGGTGGACTGTGGAGGTGAAAGTCAGAAAGACCGGCAAGAAAGACAGG TACTACATTGATCCGGTTAGTGGATACATGTTCCGCTCTATGAAGGAAGTTTTTCACTATCTTGCAACTGGAAAGCGGGGAAGGAACACCAAGCCCAGGGATAAAGGCATTGATGATGTGAGATTGAAAGATAAAAATAACTCT GCATCAGCAGGCTGTGGAGGAATGAAACATATTACGGGTCAGAGCCCAAAGTGGAATGAGATGGTAAAGGATGAACACGCCTTCAAAAATGCCTATACAAAAGGAAGAAGATCCATTTATAAGC ATAAGGAAGGCATCGGACAGATGATCTTAAATTTTGCAGAGGCGAAGAGTTTGgaacaaaaagaagaaaggagtAATCCTCCTACAAGTGCCATTGTTTTCCTCCCTGCTTATGGTGCCCTTCAAGCAAAGCCACCATTAGGAAAAGAGGTAGTAACCCAACTTGACATGTGTGAATCCAAGAACATAAAGGATCCTAACGTGCCTCAACTGGCCTTGAAAGTCCCTGCTCATCCTGAAGTCAATCCAACAATCAAACTGAAAACCAGTAATCAAGCTTGTCGAGTGGCTGCAGCTACACGGTTCAGTGGGCAAGAAAAAACTAAATATAATGGTTTTGCCTCCAATAGATGTGCTTATGGAGCACCcctttggcttgatcagcatagGGCTGAACCTGGACCCCCAAAGTTTGCCTCTTATAGAAGCACTGAAGTGCCATTTGACAATGGCAAGAAACAAATCAGCAACTTTGCTGATCCAGAGATTAATCCTTTTGACAACTTTACTACTCTAGAAAAGGGTGTTGGAAGTGTAGGAGCAGAGAGTAAGGCCAACGAGAAGCTGGGATCACCTGCCTGCTTGCCATTTGGAGATTCATGGCCAGACCCATGCATAGAATTTGCCGTAAAAACTCTCACAGGTGCAATTCCAGTTGAAGAGGGCATTGGTATGTATCAAGATTTTTTCCAGCAGCAGCTTGGCTCATCACAAACTCGTGGGAAGATGGCTTGA